From the Paenibacillus sp. MMS20-IR301 genome, the window GGACCTACTCCCGGTAAACGCGTAAAGGCATCTATTAGCTTGGCTAGCGGTTCTGGATAGTACAAAGTAATGGGTCTCCTTTGGTCGGGAGTGGAGTACGCCTAGAATAAGCCAGGGATCTTCATTCCGCCGGTGAATTTACCCATATCGTTGTTAGCCAACTCTTCAGCCTGGGTAAGAGCATCATTAACAGCAGTGATTACCAGATCCTGCAGCATTTCGATATCCTCCGGATCAACAACCTCCGGTTTAATCTGAATGGACAGCAGTTTCTTATGACCATTTACTTGGACAGTAACCACGCCGCCGCCGGATGAACCTTCAATTGTCTTGCTGCCCAGCTCCTCTTGTGCTTTAAGCATTTGCTCCTGCATTTTCTTAACCTGCTTCATCATTTGGTTCATATTATTCATACAACGTCTCTCCTTTGGAATGCGCTTATCTGCGCTAATATGCTTGGGGCTTTATTCCTTTATGACAACAAGGTCTTCTCCAAAGAGCTGGATCGCCTCGTCAATCCATGGTTCGGGCTTTGCTTCTGCCGTTTCGTGCTCATGCTCCAGACGCAGCTCTTCCGTACCAGATTTGGTTACCGGCTTCGCTGCGGCCTCGTTCCAGTCACGCATCATCATAGTCACCAGCCGGTAAGGCTTACCCAGCTTGGCAGCCATTACATGCTCAATGACCTGCCTGTTAGCCGGCTTCTCCGTTGTATCACGGTGAATTGTATTCTTGAAGGCTACCAGAACCGCATCTTCCATCATGGCTACCGGCTCTCCATCTACAAACCAGGCATGGACGGTTACTTTCTCTTCCTTCACACCCTGAAGAACATGGCTCCACTGCTTATATACGGCACTGAAATCAGCGCTGTCCTTACCGGCGATGAATTTGTTCAGCTGCGGAGGAAGTTTAGAGGCCGATGATACCCGCGGCGCACTTGGCGCAGCAGCCTGCCGCGGCGCCGCCTGCTCGCGGCCGCCACCGGCAACCCCTCCCGCCTGAATTGCCTGCTCCAGCTTCTTCTCCAGCGCGGCAATTTGGCGCTTGAGCTGCTCCAGTTCACCGGAATCTGCCTGCGGGGCAACGCGCCCCGCTTCCGGCAGAGCAGCATGTATACCCGGAGAACCGGCCGCAGGGGCAATCTCTTCCTGGGTGCTGCACAGCTTCATCAGCGCCACTTCAAACAGCGTCTGCGGGTGAGTAGCGTATTTCATCTCACCAAGATAACGGCTAAGCGTCTCTACAATTTGAAACAGCCGGTCACGGGTGAAGCGCGCCGCCATGTCACGGAACTCAGCCGGGTTCAGAACACGGTCTGTTAACTGATCAGCTCCCGGCACCATCTTAATCATCAGCAAATCACGGAAATAATATAAAAGGTTCTCCAGACATTTATCTGCACTCTTGCCCTCATGCATCAGCTGCTCAACAAGCTCCAGCAGAAGTCCCATATCCCCTTCAAGGATCGCGGTAGCCAGGCGCGCAAACTGCTCTGAAGCAATTCCGCCCGTCATTCCCAGCACCTGCTGATACGTCACGTTCCCGTCAGTGAAAGACGAGATCTGGTCCAGAATGCTTAGCGCATCCCGCATCCCCCCGTCAGACAGACGGGCAATATACTGAAGTGCATCCGCATCCGCAGTAATGCCTTCCTTCCGGCAAATGTCTGTCAGCCAGCCCGTCTGCTCCTCCAGGGATACCCGGCGGAAGTCAAACCGCTGGCAGCGTGAAATG encodes:
- a CDS encoding YbaB/EbfC family nucleoid-associated protein, with protein sequence MNNMNQMMKQVKKMQEQMLKAQEELGSKTIEGSSGGGVVTVQVNGHKKLLSIQIKPEVVDPEDIEMLQDLVITAVNDALTQAEELANNDMGKFTGGMKIPGLF
- the dnaX gene encoding DNA polymerase III subunit gamma/tau, encoding MEHIALYRAWRPQSFQDMVGQQHIIQTLQNAIREQRVSHAYLFSGPRGTGKTSAAKVLAKAVNCERSSGPDPCNECPSCLRITAGNVMDVQEIDAASNRGVEEIRDLRDKVKYAPTEVRRKVYIIDEVHMLTTEAFNALLKTLEEPPPHVMFILATTEPHKLPATIISRCQRFDFRRVSLEEQTGWLTDICRKEGITADADALQYIARLSDGGMRDALSILDQISSFTDGNVTYQQVLGMTGGIASEQFARLATAILEGDMGLLLELVEQLMHEGKSADKCLENLLYYFRDLLMIKMVPGADQLTDRVLNPAEFRDMAARFTRDRLFQIVETLSRYLGEMKYATHPQTLFEVALMKLCSTQEEIAPAAGSPGIHAALPEAGRVAPQADSGELEQLKRQIAALEKKLEQAIQAGGVAGGGREQAAPRQAAAPSAPRVSSASKLPPQLNKFIAGKDSADFSAVYKQWSHVLQGVKEEKVTVHAWFVDGEPVAMMEDAVLVAFKNTIHRDTTEKPANRQVIEHVMAAKLGKPYRLVTMMMRDWNEAAAKPVTKSGTEELRLEHEHETAEAKPEPWIDEAIQLFGEDLVVIKE